Genomic window (Candidatus Polarisedimenticolia bacterium):
GAGATCCCTTCCCTGCCGGGCCTGATCGTGGGAGAGGCGAACTTCGTCGGCTTGGGGACTTTCACGCGTGTCCGCAGCAACGGCGCGCCCCTGGTAGTGGCGATGCTCCTGTATCAGTTCTATCGCTACGCCTCCGGCCGCGCCACGCGGCTCGGCAAGCTCGCCCTCGTGCTGCTCTCGATCGGGGCGGTGGTTCATTTCTACCGCTCGGTCTGGATCGGCGTTCTGGCCGCCGTGGTCGTCCAGGCGGGCATCGAGGGGAAGACCGGCGCCCGCACCCTGGGGAAGCTGTTGCTGGGCCTGCTGCTCCTGTCGGTGGCCATGGGGGTCATCAACCGTGACTACGGCGAGATGATCCTGTCGCGCGCCCTGTCGACGGTGACCGAGGTGGAGGAGAACAGCGGCAGCTATGGGGTGCGCCAGGAGCAGATCGAAGCGTGGGCCCCCATCCTGCAGGAGAACTGGCTGGTCGGCATCGGCTTCCTGCACCACGACAGCACCGTCGGGCAGCAGATGGAGGCGCTCCACCAGCTGGAGGGAACCGGAAACTACGACATCGGCTGGGTCGACCTGATGGGAAGGCTCGGCACCCTCGGGATCATCCTCCTGGTTGCTGCGCTCTACCTGCTCTCGCGCAGCGCCTGGATCCCGGCTCTGGCGGCGGCCGGCGGCGAGACGGCCATTCTGGCGAAGACGCTGGCCGCCTGGCTGATCGTCGGAATCGTCAGCCTGCCCGGATATCCGCTGCTGAGCAGCGGGGCGGGGATATTCCCGCTGGCGCTGCTGGCCGGAATGCTGGCGGTGCTGGAGGAGCATGACGAATCGCCACGGGAGCTACCCGGGGAGCAGGAGGGGAGCGGCAATGCAGGGCGCTGAGCCGCAAGGCGCATCCGGCGCGGTCACGCGCCTGCTGGTGGTCATCCCCACGCTCGAGATTGGCGGGGCCGAGAGGCAGATGACGCTCCTGCTGCAGGCCCTGGATCCGGCGCGCTACGCCCTTGGGCTCGCCTGCTGCCGCCTGGCGGGGCCGCTCTTGAGCGAAGTCCCGGACCATGTCCGCCGCTTCGATCTCAGGAAGCGCTCGCGCTGGGACTTCCCGTTCCTCGTCCTGCGCCTGCGAAGGATCCTGGAGGAGTTCGAGCCGGAGTTCGCGATCGCCTCGATGGAGTACGCCGCCGCCCTGGCCTGGCTCTCCAACCGCTTCCGGCCCCGGCGCACCCGCATTCTGGGACGCAAGGAAGTCATGCCATCGCAGGCGCGGCTGGGCGAGCCGTTCCGGCGCACCAAGCGCGTTCTCGACCGCATGGTCGACCGGCGGCTCGACCTGATCAT
Coding sequences:
- a CDS encoding glycosyltransferase codes for the protein MQGAEPQGASGAVTRLLVVIPTLEIGGAERQMTLLLQALDPARYALGLACCRLAGPLLSEVPDHVRRFDLRKRSRWDFPFLVLRLRRILEEFEPEFAIASMEYAAALAWLSNRFRPRRTRILGRKEVMPSQARLGEPFRRTKRVLDRMVDRRLDLI